A single window of Granulicella mallensis MP5ACTX8 DNA harbors:
- a CDS encoding TonB-dependent receptor codes for MRRSFIGSVLLFILFAVPAIIYAQTTASVNGTVTDPSDAVIPGATVVLSKASTGVRYEVKSDSAGSYHFASVPPGPGYSLEFSAPGFSPFKINDIYVNVANSRTQNAKLTVGISTVEVQVTDSSDVTLNTTDASIGNNFQVSKLQDLPVYDRSTPSVLFSLQPGITSSGATTGARTDQNNVTVDGLDVNDVSNGTFASITGNAPVDSIQEFRGTTGGFTADNGPGGGGQFQLITRSGSNQWHGNINEYHRDNSTTANNWFDANEGVPQPELVQNQFGGAVGGPILHDKLFFFFNFLDSRIAQQATVERTVPLPSLAAGTISYINNNTGCTDSSRQNTAANCISSLTPAQVQQIDPAHVGESPQILALFQNRYPAPNDLSHGDGVNTAGFRFNSPEPDNLTNYTGRVDYAFTPQIKFFGIGNVTRQNAVQSNGLQQFPGDPPSQQFVDRSYRYAAGMDWEISQSKFNQLTYGSTVQDFDDSRPSNVEGLYHVDFFNGFTPTLVDDPYSNPSGATSRHVIISQVNDNFTWTLGRHQLQLGGYFKWIHFMNSTTSGYDTYNIGLGGHLSGIPQLEPKNILPADSTASEDFDNAFVSSLGRLASTAGTFNYDVNGNALAQPSSSIRKWVDYQTQSYISDSWKITPQLTINAGLNYQFFTVPYESQGLETIQTTGFDQYFDARLKQSAAGISGNNAVPFITYVLGGKKNNGPGFYKSNLLDFAPHLALAYTPGFDPSTVFNASASLVYDRTVINAILNQQIEYSYLFQQNVTNQNGNVNDPTGSVANDPRIASAPTVAAPPTPKAPFQPWVTNGVPNGLQGGQFNTTVDPNLKTPYSILLSFGMQHQFKGSTVLKVNYVGRLGRRLLAQGDAAQLIDFPDAASGQTMNQAMQNIEREVRAGKSANNLPAEPWFEHQLASNFKSSGSTIYPNNTSAAASSNTDLVRVGDFGDFIQALSPYLQPNVGMSAQFGENTFFTNKGFSSYNGLLVTLQKNLSQGLQFDVNYTWSHSIDNTSEVAVDGAGDGYGFICDLVHPRACRGNSDFDTTHYITSDVTYALPFGRGRKFGATLPRFADELIGGWSVSGIPSWHSGQAWSPLSGAFVAGFANNAPAIFNGDKNAIKRGIHKGADGSPNVFADPTAAVNAFSGPLGLSIGSRNILRGPEFFNMDAGLAKTFAIIPSRNINFKFRADAFNVLNHPNFDDLDYGSYSGQTTITATSNFGQLTATNGNPRVLQLSGRIEF; via the coding sequence ATGCGTCGAAGCTTTATAGGATCCGTACTCCTGTTCATACTTTTTGCAGTGCCCGCAATCATCTATGCGCAGACAACTGCCTCAGTAAATGGTACCGTTACCGACCCGTCGGATGCAGTCATTCCCGGCGCCACGGTTGTTCTCTCCAAAGCTTCGACCGGTGTTCGCTACGAGGTCAAGTCGGATTCGGCTGGCTCCTATCACTTCGCGAGCGTTCCCCCGGGCCCCGGGTATTCGTTGGAGTTCAGCGCTCCGGGCTTCTCCCCGTTCAAGATCAACGATATCTATGTAAACGTTGCAAACTCTCGTACGCAGAACGCAAAGCTGACTGTCGGCATCTCGACGGTGGAAGTGCAGGTCACCGATTCATCAGACGTGACGCTCAACACGACCGACGCCAGCATCGGCAACAACTTCCAGGTATCGAAGTTGCAAGATCTGCCCGTGTATGACCGCAGCACGCCAAGCGTGCTCTTTAGCCTGCAGCCCGGCATTACTTCAAGCGGTGCCACCACCGGCGCACGCACCGACCAAAACAATGTTACGGTCGACGGCCTGGACGTAAACGATGTCTCCAACGGTACCTTCGCCTCAATCACGGGCAACGCCCCGGTCGACTCGATCCAGGAGTTCCGCGGTACCACCGGCGGTTTCACCGCGGACAATGGTCCGGGCGGTGGCGGTCAGTTCCAACTCATCACCCGCAGCGGCTCGAACCAGTGGCACGGCAACATCAACGAGTATCATCGCGACAACTCCACCACGGCGAATAACTGGTTCGATGCCAATGAGGGTGTTCCTCAGCCGGAGCTGGTCCAAAACCAGTTCGGCGGTGCCGTGGGCGGTCCGATCCTGCACGACAAGCTTTTCTTCTTCTTCAATTTTCTGGACTCGCGCATCGCGCAGCAGGCAACAGTAGAGCGTACGGTTCCTCTCCCCTCCTTAGCTGCGGGCACCATCTCCTACATCAACAACAATACGGGCTGCACTGACTCTTCTCGACAGAACACCGCCGCGAACTGCATCTCTTCTCTTACCCCTGCCCAGGTGCAGCAGATCGATCCGGCCCATGTGGGAGAAAGCCCGCAGATCCTTGCCCTCTTCCAAAACCGCTATCCGGCACCAAACGATCTGAGCCACGGCGACGGAGTGAACACTGCAGGCTTCCGTTTTAATTCGCCGGAGCCCGACAATCTAACCAACTACACAGGACGAGTTGACTATGCCTTTACCCCGCAGATCAAGTTCTTCGGTATAGGCAACGTCACTCGTCAAAACGCGGTACAGTCAAACGGCTTGCAGCAGTTCCCCGGCGATCCTCCGTCACAGCAGTTCGTCGACCGCAGCTATAGATATGCAGCCGGCATGGACTGGGAGATTAGCCAATCGAAGTTCAACCAGCTCACCTATGGAAGCACCGTGCAGGACTTTGACGACTCGCGACCCTCAAATGTCGAGGGGCTTTACCACGTCGATTTTTTCAATGGTTTCACTCCCACGCTTGTGGACGATCCTTACTCCAACCCCTCGGGCGCGACTTCTCGCCACGTGATCATCTCGCAGGTGAATGACAACTTTACCTGGACCCTCGGACGTCACCAGTTGCAGCTGGGCGGCTACTTCAAGTGGATTCACTTCATGAACAGCACCACCAGTGGCTACGACACCTATAACATCGGTCTCGGCGGCCACCTCAGTGGCATTCCTCAACTTGAACCGAAGAACATTCTGCCAGCGGATAGCACGGCATCGGAGGATTTCGACAACGCCTTTGTCTCTTCACTGGGACGTCTTGCGAGCACCGCCGGCACCTTCAACTATGACGTCAACGGCAACGCACTGGCGCAACCTTCTTCCTCCATTCGCAAATGGGTCGACTACCAGACACAGTCCTATATCAGCGATAGCTGGAAGATCACTCCGCAGCTTACGATCAATGCGGGCTTAAACTACCAGTTCTTTACGGTGCCCTATGAGAGCCAGGGTCTTGAAACCATCCAGACCACGGGCTTCGACCAGTACTTTGATGCTCGCCTGAAGCAGAGTGCGGCCGGCATCTCGGGCAACAACGCTGTGCCGTTTATTACCTATGTGCTAGGCGGCAAAAAGAACAACGGCCCGGGGTTCTACAAGTCAAACTTGCTGGACTTCGCTCCGCACCTGGCCTTAGCGTATACACCTGGCTTCGATCCATCCACGGTCTTCAACGCCAGCGCGAGCCTCGTCTATGACCGCACCGTCATCAACGCGATTCTGAATCAGCAGATTGAGTACTCCTATCTGTTCCAGCAGAACGTCACCAATCAGAATGGCAATGTTAACGACCCAACCGGCTCCGTCGCCAACGACCCGCGCATCGCTTCTGCACCGACCGTAGCGGCCCCCCCTACCCCCAAGGCTCCCTTCCAACCCTGGGTCACCAACGGTGTTCCCAATGGCCTGCAAGGAGGCCAATTCAACACCACGGTCGATCCAAACCTCAAGACGCCGTATTCCATCCTGCTCAGCTTTGGCATGCAGCACCAGTTCAAGGGTTCTACCGTGCTCAAGGTCAACTATGTCGGTCGTCTTGGCCGCAGACTGCTGGCGCAGGGCGACGCCGCCCAGCTGATCGACTTCCCCGATGCCGCATCGGGCCAGACGATGAACCAGGCCATGCAGAACATCGAGCGTGAAGTTCGTGCTGGAAAGAGCGCGAATAACCTGCCTGCGGAACCCTGGTTCGAACATCAGCTCGCCAGCAACTTTAAGAGCAGCGGGTCGACAATCTACCCGAATAACACCTCAGCTGCCGCTTCCTCTAATACAGATCTGGTCAGGGTTGGCGACTTCGGCGATTTCATCCAGGCGCTCTCTCCCTACCTGCAGCCCAACGTGGGTATGTCCGCCCAGTTCGGCGAAAATACCTTTTTCACCAACAAGGGTTTCTCCAGTTATAACGGCCTGCTCGTCACGCTGCAGAAGAACCTGAGCCAGGGGCTGCAGTTCGACGTGAACTATACCTGGTCGCACTCCATTGACAACACGTCAGAGGTAGCGGTCGACGGCGCCGGCGACGGATATGGGTTTATCTGCGATCTCGTGCATCCGCGTGCGTGCCGTGGCAACTCTGACTTTGACACCACACACTACATCACCAGCGACGTAACCTATGCGCTGCCCTTCGGTCGCGGACGCAAGTTCGGCGCTACTCTGCCGCGGTTTGCCGACGAACTGATCGGTGGTTGGAGCGTGAGCGGTATTCCGTCCTGGCACAGCGGGCAGGCATGGTCACCTCTCTCAGGTGCCTTCGTCGCCGGCTTCGCAAACAATGCCCCAGCTATCTTCAATGGCGATAAAAACGCCATTAAGCGTGGCATTCACAAAGGGGCGGATGGCTCGCCGAATGTCTTTGCTGATCCCACTGCAGCAGTGAATGCGTTCTCCGGGCCGCTCGGGCTTAGCATAGGAAGCCGCAACATCCTTCGTGGCCCCGAGTTCTTCAACATGGATGCAGGGCTGGCTAAGACCTTCGCGATCATCCCGTCCAGGAACATAAATTTCAAGTTCCGTGCTGATGCCTTCAATGTCTTGAATCATCCCAACTTTGACGATCTTGACTATGGAAGCTATAGCGGGCAAACCACCATCACCGCTACGAGCAACTTCGGTCAGCTCACCGCAACCAACGGAAACCCTCGCGTGCTGCAACTCTCAGGCCGCATCGAGTTCTAA
- a CDS encoding DUF2059 domain-containing protein, protein MRTKKNLMQRWVVVLVLALAVAPCVAHADEASKRAKVEELVSVMHMDRMMDQMMEAVKGQTEQMMQQQPGADSMTPEQKKIVTDYQAKAMQIVIDSMGWKAMEPQFVTLYAQNFTEDEIDGMVTFYKSPTGQAVLNKMPQLMSSAMQLTQSRMVDVQPKLKALMEDEAKQMAATTPKSSSPAAKN, encoded by the coding sequence GTGAGAACTAAGAAGAATTTGATGCAGCGCTGGGTTGTAGTCCTGGTGCTGGCCCTGGCCGTGGCTCCCTGTGTGGCACATGCCGATGAGGCGTCCAAGCGTGCGAAGGTGGAAGAGCTTGTCAGCGTCATGCATATGGATCGCATGATGGATCAGATGATGGAGGCGGTGAAGGGACAGACCGAGCAGATGATGCAGCAGCAGCCTGGGGCCGATTCGATGACGCCGGAGCAGAAGAAGATCGTGACGGACTACCAGGCGAAGGCTATGCAGATCGTGATCGACAGTATGGGCTGGAAGGCTATGGAGCCGCAGTTCGTGACGCTCTATGCGCAGAACTTTACCGAGGACGAGATTGACGGAATGGTCACGTTCTATAAATCTCCGACGGGCCAGGCGGTATTGAACAAGATGCCGCAACTGATGTCTTCTGCGATGCAGCTTACACAGTCGCGGATGGTCGATGTCCAGCCGAAGCTAAAGGCTTTGATGGAAGACGAGGCAAAGCAGATGGCTGCGACTACTCCGAAGTCGAGCAGCCCGGCAGCGAAGAACTAG
- a CDS encoding OPT family oligopeptide transporter yields the protein MAVPSTFRPFVPASENRKELSFRALLLGSIFGVIFGAVTVYVGLRAGLTVAASIPISVLSISILRVFGRASILENNIVQTTGNAGQSIASGVIFTLPALIFLGFDLEASRIFALALFGGWLGVLFMIPLRRQLIVEEHGTLVYPEGTACADVLQAGERGGSFASRVFLGLGLGGLYTLFQNENLLGLFPGTPNYQPNFDPNGQQVLKGAALRADVTPEYLGVGYIIGIRVSAIMLAGGVFSWLVLMPAIVFFGKHLSGPLYPGTVPISMMSPSDLWKTYVRPMGAGAVAASGLITLLRTAPTIIGALTSGFAKMGKSKTAEVETESRTERDMPMSVVVGGSVLLIVLMFLFLQFKPVPGAQVGWLANIAASLLVIVFGFLFVTVSARIVGIVGSSASPVSGMTIATLMATAAIFLVKGWTAPAFGALAITIGGMVCVAASNAGDTSQDLKTGYLIGATPWKQQLAVMVGVIVSVFAIGPTLTAMNNGFESFQKLPQPRAMTLATLPDGVQDQGAFKRDTFSLTPWGSKAKGTGGSVSNGRQYELLNSIGSSTLEDGKYLYNPATKQIEIQWVQGIGSEEVAAPQGRLMATVINGILSRKLPWSLVLLGVALVIGIELLGIRSLTFAVGAYLSIGTTLAIFCGGVVRWLVDRAAAKAGEGEKSEAENEVSSGSLLASGLIAAGGIMGLAGVGLKLLEEFVTHRPTPHFSTTNPLYKDWVSCVAFALLAFSLYYFARKPLGNKEQ from the coding sequence ATGGCTGTACCCTCAACCTTCCGCCCCTTTGTGCCCGCTTCTGAGAATCGGAAGGAGCTGTCATTCCGGGCGTTGCTGCTCGGTTCGATCTTTGGCGTCATCTTTGGCGCGGTCACGGTTTATGTCGGCCTGCGGGCTGGTCTGACCGTGGCGGCCAGCATCCCGATCTCGGTGCTGTCGATCTCGATCCTGCGGGTCTTCGGCAGGGCGTCGATTCTGGAAAACAATATTGTGCAGACGACCGGCAATGCCGGCCAGTCGATCGCCTCGGGCGTGATCTTTACGCTTCCGGCGCTTATCTTCCTGGGCTTCGATCTGGAGGCCTCTCGCATCTTCGCCCTGGCACTGTTTGGCGGCTGGTTGGGCGTGCTGTTCATGATCCCGCTGCGGCGGCAGTTGATCGTCGAGGAGCATGGGACGCTGGTCTATCCCGAGGGCACTGCCTGCGCGGACGTATTACAGGCGGGCGAGCGCGGCGGGTCGTTTGCCAGCCGGGTGTTTCTGGGGCTGGGATTGGGCGGACTCTATACGCTCTTCCAGAATGAGAACCTGTTGGGGCTGTTTCCGGGCACGCCTAACTATCAGCCGAACTTCGATCCCAACGGGCAGCAGGTTTTGAAGGGTGCGGCACTCCGCGCGGACGTTACGCCGGAGTACCTGGGCGTGGGGTACATCATCGGGATTCGTGTGTCGGCGATCATGCTGGCGGGCGGCGTCTTTTCCTGGTTGGTGCTGATGCCCGCGATCGTCTTCTTCGGTAAGCACCTGAGCGGGCCGCTGTATCCGGGCACCGTGCCGATCAGCATGATGAGCCCCAGCGATCTGTGGAAGACCTATGTGCGGCCCATGGGCGCGGGCGCGGTGGCGGCGAGCGGTCTGATTACATTGTTACGCACTGCGCCGACGATTATCGGAGCGCTGACCTCCGGTTTCGCGAAGATGGGGAAGAGCAAGACTGCGGAGGTTGAGACGGAAAGCCGTACGGAACGCGACATGCCGATGAGCGTAGTGGTCGGCGGCAGCGTTCTGTTGATCGTGCTGATGTTCCTGTTCCTTCAGTTCAAGCCCGTTCCCGGAGCCCAGGTTGGTTGGCTGGCGAATATCGCGGCCTCGCTGCTGGTGATCGTCTTCGGCTTCCTGTTCGTGACGGTGAGTGCGCGCATTGTGGGCATCGTGGGATCGAGCGCGAGCCCGGTGTCGGGCATGACGATTGCTACCCTGATGGCGACTGCCGCGATCTTCCTGGTGAAGGGGTGGACGGCCCCGGCATTTGGCGCGCTGGCGATTACGATCGGCGGCATGGTCTGCGTTGCCGCCTCGAATGCGGGCGATACGTCCCAGGATCTGAAGACTGGTTATCTGATCGGGGCGACTCCCTGGAAGCAGCAGCTTGCGGTGATGGTAGGGGTGATCGTCTCGGTCTTTGCCATTGGCCCGACGCTTACCGCGATGAACAACGGGTTCGAGAGCTTTCAAAAGCTGCCGCAGCCACGTGCCATGACGCTCGCCACGCTGCCGGATGGCGTGCAGGACCAGGGAGCCTTCAAGCGCGACACCTTCAGCCTGACGCCGTGGGGATCGAAGGCGAAGGGAACGGGTGGCTCCGTTTCGAACGGCAGGCAGTATGAGCTGCTCAACTCCATCGGGTCGTCGACGCTGGAGGATGGCAAGTATCTCTACAATCCCGCGACGAAGCAGATTGAGATCCAGTGGGTACAGGGCATCGGAAGCGAGGAGGTTGCGGCGCCTCAGGGACGTCTGATGGCGACGGTCATCAACGGCATCCTGAGCCGTAAGCTGCCGTGGAGCCTGGTGCTACTGGGAGTGGCCCTGGTCATTGGCATTGAGCTGCTGGGAATACGGTCGCTTACCTTTGCGGTGGGAGCGTATCTCTCCATCGGCACTACGCTGGCGATCTTCTGCGGCGGCGTCGTGCGCTGGCTGGTGGATCGGGCGGCGGCGAAGGCCGGCGAAGGGGAGAAGAGCGAAGCCGAGAATGAGGTCTCGTCCGGAAGCCTGCTGGCCTCAGGCTTGATCGCAGCGGGCGGCATCATGGGTTTGGCAGGTGTGGGACTGAAGCTGTTGGAAGAGTTTGTGACGCATCGTCCGACGCCGCATTTCAGCACGACAAATCCCCTCTACAAGGATTGGGTCAGTTGCGTGGCGTTCGCGCTGCTGGCTTTCAGTCTCTACTACTTTGCACGCAAACCGCTGGGAAATAAGGAGCAGTAA
- a CDS encoding tetratricopeptide repeat protein, producing the protein MSRYCREDVLRILRLPARQLATWERAGLVASSDDYSFDELVQLRKLRDLTATRISVKSIRRSVDAMQKVAGMANPLQEFAAVRSGSGVAFRQWGALVNPVTRQMAFDFELTPCAGMLIVRANGQAPSRLSNEVQDMFLRAVRLEERGETLGDAKVLYETILEMQPNHAAAAINLGTIRYNARDYEAAEAFYRRATEADPEYALAFFDLGNVLDEQQRLAEAITAYERAVELVPQYADAHYNLALAYERVKEPRRALRHWTTYVRLDPSGPWASHARGQAKKILGSERLAIVCRHGRTLKIAG; encoded by the coding sequence GTGAGCCGATACTGCCGAGAAGACGTTCTGCGCATCCTCCGCTTACCAGCCCGCCAGCTTGCCACCTGGGAGCGCGCCGGACTGGTGGCTTCTTCAGACGATTACTCCTTTGACGAACTCGTACAGTTACGCAAACTGCGCGATCTGACCGCGACCCGCATCTCCGTGAAGAGTATCCGGCGGTCGGTGGACGCGATGCAGAAGGTCGCTGGCATGGCCAATCCGCTGCAGGAGTTTGCGGCGGTACGCTCGGGATCGGGAGTGGCCTTCCGGCAGTGGGGAGCGCTGGTCAACCCGGTGACGCGCCAGATGGCGTTCGATTTTGAACTGACTCCCTGTGCGGGAATGCTCATCGTCCGAGCGAACGGGCAGGCTCCTTCACGGCTCTCCAATGAAGTACAGGACATGTTCCTGCGCGCGGTGCGGCTGGAAGAGCGCGGCGAGACGCTGGGCGATGCCAAGGTGCTCTACGAGACGATTCTCGAGATGCAGCCGAACCATGCGGCGGCGGCGATCAACCTGGGCACCATCCGCTACAACGCGCGCGATTACGAGGCGGCGGAGGCCTTCTACCGCCGGGCGACCGAAGCCGATCCCGAGTATGCGCTGGCCTTCTTCGACCTTGGCAATGTGCTGGATGAGCAGCAGCGCCTGGCCGAGGCCATTACAGCCTACGAGCGGGCCGTGGAGCTCGTTCCCCAGTATGCGGACGCGCACTATAACCTCGCGCTGGCCTATGAACGGGTCAAGGAGCCGCGGCGGGCGTTGCGGCACTGGACGACGTATGTTCGCCTGGACCCCTCCGGGCCCTGGGCCAGCCATGCCCGCGGACAGGCCAAGAAGATTCTGGGTTCGGAACGGCTGGCGATCGTCTGCCGGCATGGGCGGACGCTGAAGATCGCCGGGTAG
- a CDS encoding squalene/phytoene synthase family protein: MPDPARAVLLGPLLKSVSRSFYITLRVLPVGMRDQIGLAYLLARATDTIADASLIPPGHSCPFAIK, translated from the coding sequence ATGCCTGATCCAGCTCGTGCCGTGCTTCTCGGCCCCCTCCTGAAAAGTGTCTCGCGATCTTTCTACATCACCCTGCGCGTGCTTCCCGTAGGAATGCGTGATCAGATTGGCCTTGCGTATCTCCTGGCACGAGCCACGGACACCATTGCCGATGCCTCACTGATTCCTCCGGGACACTCTTGTCCCTTCGCAATCAAGTGA
- a CDS encoding ParA family protein: MAEVVGIELSDFESDIRHEGSSSASPFVIAVMNFKGGVAKTTLCLHLAGVLAKSGKSVLVLDFVGQLHELLAERPPELPAITSFRASDTCFRKSWPVRTEFDCILIDCNTSDYAYCASVVHQADVLIVPTPQAYMELEATYLAIEAFQRVAPQKLVILPVLVMERKRIRGSSDTRKLIDDIEQKLGCPFASSRISYKQFFSYLGVSIPGWNEKIAKPKYTVSGKTIADIDDLHCKAAVAEFNGLLAEVFELSKCGDRTHNGFHLIQ, encoded by the coding sequence GTGGCAGAGGTCGTAGGTATTGAACTCTCGGATTTTGAGTCCGACATTCGACACGAGGGTTCGAGCAGCGCGTCACCTTTTGTCATAGCAGTCATGAATTTCAAGGGGGGAGTTGCAAAGACTACGCTATGCCTGCATCTAGCAGGTGTCCTTGCCAAATCCGGCAAATCGGTTCTCGTCCTTGATTTTGTCGGGCAGTTGCACGAGCTCCTAGCCGAACGGCCGCCAGAACTGCCCGCCATTACTTCATTTCGGGCCAGCGATACTTGTTTTAGGAAGTCGTGGCCTGTGCGCACTGAGTTCGATTGCATTCTCATTGACTGCAATACCAGCGACTACGCTTACTGTGCTTCCGTCGTGCATCAGGCAGATGTATTGATTGTCCCGACCCCACAGGCCTACATGGAACTCGAGGCAACGTATCTTGCCATCGAGGCATTCCAGAGAGTAGCACCCCAAAAACTGGTCATTTTGCCAGTCCTTGTCATGGAACGAAAGAGAATCCGCGGTTCTTCAGATACAAGAAAATTGATAGATGACATCGAACAGAAGCTTGGTTGCCCATTTGCTTCATCACGTATCAGCTACAAGCAATTCTTCAGTTACCTTGGCGTCTCCATACCCGGCTGGAACGAGAAAATCGCGAAACCAAAATACACAGTTTCCGGCAAGACCATAGCCGATATCGATGACCTCCATTGCAAGGCCGCCGTTGCGGAATTCAACGGGTTACTGGCGGAAGTCTTTGAGCTTTCAAAATGCGGTGATCGCACACATAATGGGTTCCATCTCATCCAGTAG